The following coding sequences are from one Synechococcus sp. UW179A window:
- a CDS encoding putative quinol monooxygenase, whose amino-acid sequence MTLDDQCVSIYPYFRVPAEREQEVMELCKQFVDRSNQEPLCLYYGFTKAGEMLHCREGYRGAAGALAHLENVGELLQQILQICELTKLEVHGLPDELEKLRPALTALPVVFFELQMGFRR is encoded by the coding sequence ATGACCCTTGACGATCAATGTGTCTCGATCTATCCCTACTTCCGCGTTCCTGCTGAACGCGAACAAGAGGTGATGGAACTGTGCAAACAGTTCGTCGATCGTTCAAACCAGGAACCTCTCTGTCTTTACTACGGATTTACCAAAGCAGGAGAGATGCTTCATTGCCGCGAAGGCTACCGAGGTGCGGCAGGTGCCTTGGCTCATCTGGAGAATGTTGGTGAGCTGCTGCAACAAATTCTGCAAATCTGCGAACTCACCAAGCTCGAAGTGCATGGTCTACCCGATGAGCTTGAGAAACTGAGACCAGCACTGACAGCCTTGCCAGTAGTTTTCTTTGAATTGCAGATGGGATTCCGACGCTGA
- a CDS encoding DUF2256 domain-containing protein, whose translation MGRPRTEPSSGASGVRPRDRPTKICSVCGRPFQWRKKWKDVWDEVRYCSERCRRQKKSPINDRGR comes from the coding sequence ATGGGTAGACCTCGAACTGAGCCGTCCAGCGGTGCTTCTGGTGTACGCCCGCGCGATCGCCCTACAAAAATCTGTTCAGTTTGCGGCAGGCCGTTTCAGTGGCGCAAGAAATGGAAAGATGTCTGGGATGAGGTGCGCTACTGCTCTGAACGCTGCAGACGCCAAAAAAAATCCCCGATCAACGATCGGGGACGCTGA
- a CDS encoding STAS/SEC14 domain-containing protein — MTVSALHGFTLEAVELAPVPVITVSACGRLTHNDYVSLIPQLQAAIDEQTSDRLRLVLDARELRGWEPRAALDDLHLSIDHGLHVERVALITDARWLSLFSRLAGLLMPGQIRSFHEREAGDVWVRS; from the coding sequence ATGACAGTTTCTGCTCTGCATGGCTTCACTCTTGAGGCCGTCGAGCTTGCACCTGTTCCGGTGATTACTGTGTCGGCCTGTGGACGGCTCACTCATAACGACTATGTGTCGCTGATTCCGCAGCTACAGGCTGCCATTGATGAGCAGACCAGCGATCGCCTCCGTCTTGTGTTGGACGCTCGCGAACTGAGGGGCTGGGAACCAAGAGCTGCTCTCGATGATTTGCACCTGAGCATTGATCACGGTCTCCATGTTGAACGAGTTGCTCTGATCACCGATGCTCGCTGGCTCAGCTTGTTCAGTCGGCTTGCAGGTCTGTTGATGCCTGGGCAAATCCGCAGTTTTCACGAACGGGAGGCGGGCGATGTCTGGGTGAGGTCCTGA
- a CDS encoding metal ABC transporter substrate-binding protein yields MSFPKMETSISRDGDRRLLKRGLPLTAVWIGFLFFTTACGSPTRLGSPGAGDLSQDSVVEDPSAKDRRPKVLTTFTILADMARNVAGDRLQVESITKPGAEIHGYEFTPSDIERAAGADLIVENGLGLELWAKRFTEAAGDVPTVTLTDDIEPLLIAGDAYAGRPNPHAWMSPKAAQQYVDRLVEAFSALDPEGAQQYEANAELYKGRLQKLDVELRNALKLLPAGQRLLVTCEGAFSYLARDYDLEEAYLWPVNAESQISPRRMGRLIERVKRDQVPAVFCETTVSDKAQREVARAAGSRFGGSFYVDSLSDSNGPAATLLDLQRHNVKLIRAGLGSAADPKP; encoded by the coding sequence ATGTCATTCCCTAAAATGGAAACATCGATATCGCGTGATGGTGATCGCCGTTTGTTGAAGCGAGGCTTGCCTCTTACCGCAGTCTGGATTGGTTTCCTCTTCTTCACAACTGCCTGCGGTAGTCCGACACGGCTGGGCTCTCCCGGGGCGGGCGATCTCTCCCAGGACAGTGTTGTTGAGGATCCTTCGGCCAAAGACCGTCGCCCCAAGGTGCTGACCACGTTCACGATCCTCGCTGACATGGCTCGCAATGTCGCTGGCGACAGGCTGCAGGTGGAGTCCATCACCAAGCCCGGTGCCGAGATTCATGGTTATGAATTCACTCCCAGCGATATCGAGCGGGCTGCAGGTGCCGATCTGATTGTTGAAAATGGCCTGGGTCTTGAGCTCTGGGCAAAACGTTTCACTGAAGCCGCTGGTGATGTGCCCACCGTGACGCTCACCGATGACATTGAACCGCTGCTGATAGCTGGGGATGCCTATGCCGGTCGCCCCAATCCGCATGCCTGGATGTCTCCCAAGGCAGCCCAGCAGTACGTTGACCGCTTGGTTGAGGCTTTTTCGGCGCTTGATCCTGAGGGTGCCCAGCAGTACGAGGCCAATGCGGAGCTCTACAAAGGCCGTCTTCAGAAACTGGATGTGGAACTGCGCAATGCATTGAAGCTGCTGCCAGCCGGTCAGCGCCTGCTGGTGACCTGTGAAGGAGCTTTCAGTTATCTGGCGCGCGATTACGACCTTGAAGAGGCTTATCTGTGGCCCGTCAACGCTGAAAGTCAGATTTCCCCACGTCGTATGGGCCGATTGATCGAACGGGTGAAGCGTGATCAGGTGCCAGCAGTTTTCTGTGAAACCACAGTTAGCGACAAGGCTCAGCGCGAGGTTGCCAGAGCTGCTGGCAGTCGTTTCGGTGGTAGCTTTTATGTTGATTCCTTGTCGGATAGCAACGGTCCTGCAGCCACCCTGCTTGATCTGCAGCGCCACAATGTGAAACTCATTCGAGCTGGGCTGGGTTCCGCCGCCGATCCAAAGCCATGA
- a CDS encoding metal ABC transporter ATP-binding protein — protein sequence MRIAAEQLCVDYNGSVALYDASLTLPAGCICGMVGMNGAGKTTLFKALTGFVRPSRGRIRINGLNVAEAQREQAVAYVPQSEGIDCDFPVSVWDVVMMGRYGSMNLLRIPRQSDRLAVRNALERVELLDLRDRPLSALSGGQRKRAFLARAIAQRASVLLLDEPFNGVDVRTEKLMAELFLQLRNQACSILISTHDLSHVRDFCDLVVLINKTVLAYGETSEVFTPENLSLAFGGLPPDVLRGS from the coding sequence ATTCGGATCGCAGCTGAACAACTCTGCGTTGACTACAACGGCTCTGTCGCTCTTTACGACGCATCGCTGACGCTGCCTGCTGGTTGCATTTGCGGAATGGTGGGGATGAACGGAGCTGGCAAAACCACACTGTTCAAGGCACTCACTGGCTTTGTGCGTCCGTCCCGAGGACGAATCCGCATCAACGGTCTCAACGTGGCTGAAGCCCAGAGGGAGCAGGCTGTGGCTTACGTGCCCCAGAGCGAGGGCATCGACTGTGATTTCCCTGTTTCTGTCTGGGATGTCGTGATGATGGGCCGCTATGGCTCGATGAACCTGCTGCGCATCCCTCGTCAGTCCGATCGCCTGGCGGTGCGTAATGCCCTCGAGCGGGTTGAACTGCTGGATCTGAGAGATCGGCCCCTTTCTGCCCTCTCTGGTGGTCAGCGCAAGCGAGCATTTCTGGCCAGGGCGATTGCCCAGAGAGCATCTGTGCTTCTGCTCGATGAGCCCTTCAACGGCGTTGATGTACGCACCGAGAAGCTCATGGCGGAATTGTTTCTGCAATTGCGCAACCAGGCGTGTTCGATCCTGATCTCGACCCATGACCTCAGCCATGTGCGTGATTTCTGTGATCTGGTGGTGCTGATCAATAAGACCGTGCTGGCCTATGGAGAAACATCGGAGGTTTTTACCCCAGAAAATCTGTCGCTGGCATTCGGCGGTCTTCCACCTGATGTGTTGCGGGGTTCGTAG
- a CDS encoding SMP-30/gluconolactonase/LRE family protein — MIKAESDKIWNLLSNEAEIKRVATGFIFTEGPIWNPSEHHLLFSDVPANICRKLTLDGQISEVRNPSQKSNGLTYDKNLNLLACEHLSSSLVLIDQDGKRDILASSFEGKELNSPNDLCVRQDGSIYFTDPPYGRMPGFGKEREQDLGFQGVFRLTPSQELQLAVEPDAYRTPNGLCFSPDESLLYINDSSQALIDVYNVNPDGGLSGRRCFAKNIGNGQLEQGIPDGMKCDEHGNIWVSGPGGIWIFDDQGELLGIIETPENVGNFHWGGTDWRTLFIAANTSIYTLRTKTLPHAEPFMKVL; from the coding sequence TTGATCAAAGCTGAATCCGACAAAATCTGGAACCTCTTATCGAACGAGGCAGAGATCAAACGCGTTGCCACTGGATTCATATTTACTGAAGGCCCAATATGGAATCCAAGTGAACATCACCTTCTATTTTCCGATGTTCCAGCAAATATTTGCCGCAAATTGACCCTAGATGGCCAGATCAGCGAAGTAAGAAATCCCTCACAAAAATCAAATGGCCTAACCTACGATAAAAATTTAAATCTGCTGGCCTGCGAGCACCTTAGCTCTTCGCTAGTCCTTATCGACCAGGATGGAAAGCGCGATATATTAGCCTCCAGCTTTGAAGGGAAAGAATTAAATAGCCCTAATGATTTATGCGTTAGACAGGACGGATCAATTTATTTCACCGATCCCCCATACGGACGCATGCCTGGATTCGGCAAAGAGCGCGAACAAGACTTGGGTTTTCAAGGGGTGTTCCGACTAACTCCCAGTCAAGAGCTTCAGCTTGCAGTGGAGCCAGATGCCTACAGAACACCAAACGGTCTTTGCTTCTCCCCAGACGAATCATTGCTGTACATCAATGATTCAAGTCAAGCACTCATCGACGTCTATAACGTCAATCCCGACGGGGGCCTTTCTGGACGAAGATGTTTCGCAAAGAACATTGGTAATGGCCAACTCGAACAGGGAATACCCGATGGAATGAAATGCGATGAACATGGCAATATTTGGGTTTCGGGACCCGGGGGAATCTGGATTTTCGACGACCAAGGAGAACTTCTGGGGATCATTGAGACCCCTGAGAATGTTGGCAACTTTCATTGGGGAGGCACAGATTGGCGAACACTCTTCATTGCAGCAAACACTTCCATCTATACCCTAAGAACCAAGACGCTACCTCACGCAGAACCTTTTATGAAAGTTCTATAG
- a CDS encoding metal ABC transporter permease, which translates to MVRALMISALVGGVCGLLSCYMTLKGWALMGDAVSHAVLPGVVLAYALGLPFSLGAFVFGVGSVATIGFVKQKSRIKEDTVIGLVFTGFFALGLVLVSKTRSNIDLTQILFGNVLGISAADIQQTWMICLVVVALLLLFRRDLLLFCFDPTHARSIGINTGFLHYLLLSVLSLAAVAGLQTVGIILVVAMLVTPGATAYLLTDRFDRMTWLAIGSSVMSSLLGVYFSYWTDSSTAGCIVLVQTGLFLLAFLLAPRHGIFCRPSS; encoded by the coding sequence ATGGTGCGCGCGTTGATGATCAGTGCCCTCGTTGGTGGAGTCTGCGGGCTGCTCTCCTGTTACATGACACTCAAAGGCTGGGCCCTGATGGGTGATGCCGTGTCCCATGCCGTTCTTCCGGGAGTCGTGCTGGCCTACGCCTTGGGTTTGCCTTTTTCCCTGGGAGCCTTTGTATTTGGTGTGGGCTCGGTGGCCACCATCGGATTCGTGAAGCAGAAGTCGCGAATCAAGGAAGACACAGTGATCGGCCTCGTGTTCACAGGCTTCTTCGCTCTCGGGCTTGTGCTGGTGTCGAAGACGCGCAGCAATATTGATCTCACCCAGATCCTGTTTGGCAACGTGCTGGGGATCTCCGCGGCCGATATCCAGCAGACCTGGATGATTTGCCTTGTCGTTGTGGCGCTGCTGCTGCTGTTCCGACGTGATCTGCTGTTGTTCTGCTTCGATCCCACCCACGCTCGCTCGATTGGCATCAACACCGGTTTTCTCCACTACCTCTTGCTGTCGGTGCTGTCGCTTGCTGCGGTCGCCGGCTTACAGACCGTTGGCATCATCCTTGTGGTGGCGATGTTGGTGACACCTGGAGCCACGGCCTACCTGCTCACAGATCGCTTTGATCGCATGACCTGGCTGGCCATCGGCAGCAGTGTGATGTCTAGTCTTCTGGGGGTTTATTTCAGTTATTGGACCGATAGTTCAACAGCTGGCTGCATCGTTCTTGTTCAGACCGGCCTTTTCTTGCTGGCATTTCTGCTGGCGCCGCGTCACGGAATCTTCTGCCGCCCCTCGTCATAG
- a CDS encoding DUF3721 domain-containing protein codes for MSSLMLLSNRSVVRGSLAALAALTLVGAQSARAHHVPGDDHTGTLLSGDSTSTAQGMKSIFSTKAEAEAAAPGFNCSGAHKMGNQWMPCSSHGHGAH; via the coding sequence TTGTCCAGCCTGATGCTCCTCTCCAACCGATCCGTCGTTCGGGGTTCCCTGGCCGCATTGGCCGCACTCACTCTCGTGGGAGCACAATCGGCCCGGGCCCACCATGTCCCTGGCGATGATCACACCGGTACCCTTCTCTCTGGTGATTCAACCAGCACGGCCCAGGGCATGAAATCCATCTTCAGCACAAAGGCTGAAGCTGAGGCCGCTGCCCCAGGCTTCAATTGCTCGGGAGCTCACAAGATGGGCAATCAATGGATGCCTTGTTCATCCCATGGACACGGTGCTCACTGA
- a CDS encoding permease — protein sequence MTRLATAWAIFQGLLIEALPFLMLGVTIAGLARWLVPQSAWVRRLPRNPLLAPVVGALLGFALPACECGNVPVARRLLASGAPLGTGFGFLFAAPVLNPIVLASTWAAFPDKTWLLWARPAGAFLIALALSALLGLIPESRLLEGALLEERRLSQPLSSIGLLERRIGMVGSGPAKSAMKARPSAFLPRELLSHSTREFLSLLTLLVLGSALAAVVQTWLPRSLLLALGSAPTLSVLALMLLALVVSVCSSVDAFLALGFAAQVTPGALLAFLLLGPVVDLKLVGLFTVLLTPRAIAITALSASLMVLLIGQWVNLIQL from the coding sequence ATGACGCGTCTTGCCACAGCCTGGGCCATCTTCCAAGGTCTGTTGATCGAGGCACTTCCCTTTTTGATGCTGGGTGTCACCATTGCCGGCCTCGCCCGCTGGCTGGTTCCCCAGTCAGCCTGGGTCCGTCGTTTGCCACGGAATCCCCTGCTTGCACCGGTCGTGGGGGCATTACTTGGGTTTGCACTTCCAGCCTGCGAATGTGGCAACGTGCCTGTGGCACGTCGCCTCTTGGCCAGCGGAGCCCCGCTGGGTACGGGATTTGGTTTTCTCTTCGCTGCGCCCGTTCTCAACCCCATTGTTCTGGCCAGTACCTGGGCGGCATTTCCCGATAAGACCTGGTTGCTTTGGGCCAGGCCTGCAGGGGCTTTTTTAATTGCTCTTGCTTTAAGCGCCTTGCTTGGGCTGATTCCTGAATCCCGTTTGCTTGAGGGGGCACTGCTGGAGGAGCGCAGGCTCAGTCAGCCCCTGTCCAGCATCGGGCTGTTGGAGCGTCGAATAGGGATGGTCGGATCAGGCCCTGCCAAGTCTGCAATGAAAGCCCGACCCTCGGCTTTTCTGCCGCGTGAACTTCTTTCCCACAGCACCCGGGAATTCCTCAGCCTGCTCACACTGCTGGTGCTCGGAAGTGCTCTGGCTGCCGTGGTGCAGACCTGGCTGCCACGCAGCTTGCTGCTGGCGCTTGGCAGTGCGCCGACACTCTCGGTGTTGGCGCTGATGTTGCTGGCGCTCGTGGTCTCGGTGTGTTCCAGCGTGGATGCTTTTCTGGCACTCGGCTTTGCTGCCCAGGTCACCCCAGGAGCTTTGCTGGCTTTCCTGTTGCTGGGGCCGGTGGTTGATCTCAAACTGGTTGGATTGTTCACCGTTTTGCTCACTCCGCGAGCAATTGCAATTACAGCGCTGTCTGCATCACTGATGGTTCTGTTGATTGGCCAGTGGGTGAACCTGATTCAGCTCTGA
- a CDS encoding TIGR03943 family protein: MRSLRHLRRAAVLPPLVLTLWGWVLVWSTLSSRLDLLLNAAFHPVVAVAGVVLMLVGLMQLRLAGRRRVPVAPLGWLSSAVVALLILFLPPQPSFSDLAANRPDSLPAAPTLSFFLPPEQRTLTEWVRLLRSQPDPELHAGDPVRISGFVLDRPGEPLQLARLTVRCCLADATPAGLPVDWPAEADPRVDQWFEIEGTMTVQERNGVPVSVVKPTKLTLIPRPERPLEP, from the coding sequence ATGAGATCTCTGCGTCACCTCCGTCGGGCTGCTGTTCTCCCCCCTCTGGTGCTCACACTCTGGGGTTGGGTGTTGGTATGGAGCACTCTTTCGTCCAGGTTGGATCTGCTGCTGAATGCGGCCTTTCACCCAGTGGTCGCCGTTGCCGGTGTGGTCCTGATGCTGGTTGGACTGATGCAGCTGCGGTTGGCTGGTCGGCGTCGCGTGCCAGTTGCTCCTCTCGGCTGGCTGTCGTCCGCAGTTGTGGCGTTGTTGATCCTGTTTCTGCCTCCACAACCATCGTTCAGCGACCTGGCCGCGAACCGTCCGGACAGTCTTCCGGCGGCACCCACTTTGAGCTTTTTCCTGCCTCCGGAGCAGCGCACCCTGACGGAGTGGGTTCGGTTGCTTCGCAGTCAGCCTGACCCGGAGTTGCACGCTGGAGATCCTGTGCGGATCAGCGGTTTTGTGCTGGATCGACCGGGAGAACCATTGCAGCTGGCCCGCTTGACCGTGCGTTGTTGCCTCGCGGATGCCACGCCAGCAGGCCTGCCAGTGGACTGGCCGGCTGAAGCCGATCCGAGGGTGGATCAATGGTTTGAGATCGAGGGAACGATGACTGTTCAGGAGCGCAATGGGGTGCCGGTCAGTGTGGTGAAACCCACCAAGCTGACACTGATTCCAAGGCCTGAGCGGCCGCTCGAACCATGA
- a CDS encoding metal ABC transporter ATP-binding protein → MRVPPLVAQGLSVAYGDHVVVDDVSLTLEAGTLSALVGANGTGKSTLLHVLQGRLIPSAGNVACDGMPIQSCRDRVVLMPQRGRIDWSFPITVREFVALGEIGHHSFGCCDREAALQRVGLETLATRRLDALSGGQQQRALLARTLVQPSRVLLLDEPCAAIDPPSREKLLSLMRQLADSGHTLLVSNHDWGAALDLYDRVIVLDGRVLADGPPQQVRHKLSSRPDRLEHSHE, encoded by the coding sequence ATGAGGGTGCCTCCCCTCGTCGCGCAAGGCCTGTCTGTCGCCTATGGCGACCATGTCGTTGTTGATGATGTGTCGCTGACGCTGGAAGCCGGAACGCTGTCGGCATTGGTGGGCGCCAACGGCACCGGCAAGTCCACTTTGCTGCATGTGCTGCAAGGCCGGTTGATCCCCTCCGCTGGCAATGTCGCCTGCGATGGGATGCCGATTCAGAGTTGTCGTGACCGGGTGGTGCTGATGCCGCAGCGGGGCAGGATTGACTGGTCTTTTCCCATCACGGTGCGTGAGTTCGTCGCACTCGGGGAGATCGGTCACCATTCCTTTGGTTGCTGCGATAGGGAGGCGGCACTGCAGCGTGTCGGCCTGGAAACACTGGCCACCCGCCGCTTGGATGCGTTATCGGGAGGTCAGCAGCAACGGGCATTACTGGCCAGAACGCTGGTGCAGCCGTCTCGGGTTCTGTTGCTGGATGAACCTTGCGCTGCTATTGATCCGCCGTCTCGAGAGAAGCTGCTTTCCCTGATGCGTCAACTGGCTGATTCAGGGCACACCCTGTTGGTGAGCAACCACGACTGGGGAGCGGCTCTTGATCTCTATGACCGAGTGATTGTGCTCGATGGTCGTGTTCTGGCGGATGGACCACCGCAGCAGGTGCGCCACAAGCTCAGTAGCCGGCCTGACCGCCTGGAGCACAGCCATGAGTGA
- a CDS encoding metal ABC transporter permease yields MSELDLWLVPLLMSLLIGVLCPVTGTLLVTQRRVLQANLISHAVLPGVAIAVGFGVDPAIGGVISGLLGSLAAERMQRGQPAGQEAVINTVLAGFLGLGVLLIPVLNIRLDLEALLFGDLLIVDWSDFYKVLVAAAAMALLLLTRYRQLVFLGVDPEGAEASGLPVRSLQLVQALVTSMVIVSAMSAVGVILVIGLLCAPVLPGLCRVSSLRAAMLQSSLVGLALSGVGFLVAVVLNLPPGPLIGVVCMVLLCIPRLRFADAT; encoded by the coding sequence ATGAGTGAACTCGATCTGTGGCTGGTGCCATTGCTGATGTCGCTGCTTATTGGGGTGCTTTGTCCTGTCACCGGCACGTTGCTGGTGACGCAGAGACGAGTGCTGCAGGCCAATCTGATTTCCCATGCCGTTCTCCCGGGCGTCGCCATCGCGGTGGGATTCGGCGTGGACCCAGCCATCGGCGGTGTGATCAGCGGTCTGCTGGGATCACTGGCGGCTGAGCGCATGCAGCGTGGGCAACCGGCTGGCCAGGAAGCTGTGATCAACACGGTTCTTGCAGGTTTTCTCGGCCTCGGTGTGCTTTTGATTCCGGTGCTCAACATTCGCCTTGATCTGGAGGCCCTTTTGTTTGGCGATTTGCTGATTGTGGACTGGTCAGACTTCTACAAAGTGCTTGTGGCTGCCGCCGCGATGGCGTTGTTGCTGCTGACCCGCTATCGACAGCTTGTCTTTCTGGGTGTTGATCCAGAGGGTGCTGAGGCTTCAGGCTTGCCGGTCAGGAGCCTGCAGTTGGTTCAGGCGCTGGTCACCTCCATGGTGATCGTCAGCGCGATGTCTGCAGTTGGAGTGATTCTGGTAATTGGCTTGCTGTGCGCACCGGTGCTTCCGGGTCTCTGTCGAGTCAGCAGTCTGCGTGCCGCGATGCTTCAGTCGTCGCTGGTGGGCTTGGCCCTTAGTGGCGTGGGCTTCCTTGTTGCTGTTGTTCTCAACTTGCCTCCTGGCCCCCTGATCGGCGTTGTCTGCATGGTTTTGCTTTGTATCCCGAGACTGCGATTTGCTGACGCGACATGA
- a CDS encoding metal ABC transporter substrate-binding protein, whose amino-acid sequence MPFPLVTAAAGTLLAAASSAPTVVAVDGVLCDITKKLVADQARVICLIPPGADPHTMALRPADRSNLSKAKLVLLNGYNLTPPLKGVKAGGPVVSVGEIAVPSNPLNDPHLWHDPAIAASMTNAVAAKLKPVFNGTQDAAIDQRRAAMDSVLGSLGTWTGQQIKTVPAEQRVLITGHRAYSFLARRFGIRELPVVDEYATGGRMRPSSLSAISKAIKKSGTKVIFPEALPPSKTMRRISKASGVPLASKPLFADGQAPGKSLVQTATGNICTFVVAQGGRCDENSAAQLQQRWASIR is encoded by the coding sequence TTGCCTTTCCCCCTCGTCACGGCAGCAGCAGGAACACTGCTAGCCGCTGCATCTTCAGCCCCAACGGTTGTTGCAGTTGACGGCGTTCTTTGCGACATCACCAAGAAGCTGGTGGCTGATCAGGCCCGAGTGATTTGCCTGATCCCGCCGGGGGCAGACCCACACACCATGGCCCTCAGGCCTGCTGATCGAAGCAATCTCAGCAAAGCCAAGCTTGTGCTGCTGAACGGTTACAACCTCACACCCCCTCTCAAGGGCGTCAAAGCCGGTGGACCGGTGGTCTCCGTTGGTGAAATTGCTGTTCCCAGCAATCCCTTGAATGACCCGCATCTTTGGCATGACCCGGCGATTGCCGCATCCATGACCAATGCGGTTGCGGCCAAGCTCAAGCCTGTTTTCAACGGAACGCAGGACGCAGCCATTGATCAACGCAGGGCTGCCATGGATTCAGTGCTTGGTTCGCTGGGAACCTGGACGGGTCAGCAGATCAAGACAGTGCCCGCTGAGCAGCGGGTTCTGATTACAGGACACCGCGCCTATTCCTTCTTGGCACGTCGGTTCGGCATTCGCGAACTTCCTGTTGTTGATGAATACGCCACTGGAGGGCGGATGCGCCCCTCCAGCCTGAGTGCCATCAGCAAGGCGATCAAGAAGTCAGGAACCAAGGTGATATTCCCCGAGGCATTGCCCCCGTCCAAAACGATGCGCCGGATCAGCAAGGCCAGTGGCGTGCCACTGGCAAGCAAGCCCTTGTTTGCTGATGGACAGGCTCCAGGCAAAAGTCTTGTTCAAACAGCAACCGGCAACATCTGCACGTTCGTTGTTGCCCAGGGCGGACGTTGTGATGAAAACAGTGCAGCTCAGCTTCAGCAGCGTTGGGCCTCAATTCGCTGA